GGCGAGGGCGATGCCGACGATCTCACCGGCCGCTCCCGGCTCGGCCGCGGCCTGCAGCGCGTCGCCGCCGATGTCGACGGTCAGTCCGGCGGCGCGGGCCTCGTCCCCGGCCTTCTCCAGGGCCTCCCTGGTCGAGTCCGCCAGCTCCATGCCGGGGGCCTCGTACTTGACCGACGTGTAGGCGACCGTGCCGTCCTTGCTCACGGCGTTGGTCGTGTACGGGTCGGTGACGGAGACGACCTCGGAGCCGTCGCGCAGTTCCTCGACGGTCTTGGCGACGGTCGCCTTGTTGGCGGCGTCCGTCATCTTCTCGCCCTCGGGCGCCTTGAAGACGATGCGTCCGGTGCCGCCGTCGGCGCTGGCGCCGGGGAAGCGCTGTTCCAGCAGGTCGAAGGCCTTCTGGGCCTCGGTCCCCGGTATGGAGAAGGAGGTGGACCCGGCACTGGGGGCGCTGGCCGCGCCGACGCCCGCGAGCGTCAGCAGGGCGACCCATATCAGGGCGACGAAATGCCGTCGCCGGAAGGCGAGCCGGCCGAGTTTGTAGAGGAACGTGGCCACGTGGGCGTACTCCCGGTCAGGTCGTTGGGGCGGTGCAGGGAAGGGGTGATCGACCCGGTGGGGACATGGGTGATCGTCCCGACGACTTGAGCGGTGACGTCAGGTGCTGGCTACGGGGAGGGACTCAGGGGGTGGGTACGCCGAGGGCAGGGAGGACCACGGCGTCGATGTACGAGGTGAGGAAGGCCTGGGTGGGCGGCAGCTGGTCGATCATCGTGCGGGTCGCGAACGCTCCGACCAGCATGTGGACGATGTAGTCCAGCGCCGGGCAGTCGGCGCGGACCTCGCCGCGGTCGACCGAGCGCTGCATGACCTTCTTGAACTCGCCCATCTCGGGTTCGACGAGCAGTTCCCTGAAGGCCTGCATCAGATCCGGATTTCCGTGCACGGCCATGGCCAGGGCCCGCATCAGGTCGGAGTTCCGCTCCATCGTGCAGTCGTCCTCGCGGGAGACGAGGGTGATGAGGTCACCCCGCAGGCTCCCGGTGTCGACGTCGGCGGTGCCGCCCGGCTTCTGGCTGCGCATGGCCTTCACCACCAGCTCGGGCTTGCCGCCCCACTGCCGGTAGAGCGTCGCCTTGCTGGACTTGGTGCGGGCCGCCACGGCGTCCATGGTGAGGGCGTCGTAGCCGACTTCGCGGAGCAGTTCGAGCACGGCCGTGTACAGCTCGGCCTCACGCTCCGGGGTGATCCGACTGCGACGCGCCGTCGCGATCTCAGTCATGATTCCCGCCTTCCACTCCGAACGACACGGTTTCGTACATGCCGAATGTAGCGCATCCTCGTTCGAAACGAAACCGTTTCGTACGTGTCATGGCTCACGGCGGATCGGGTCTCGACCATTTTTCATAAGTTGCTCCGGTCCATCCCCCGGAAAAGCATGGGGAGGTGAGCTATCTGCGCCTGCCGCATCTGAGCGGCGACCTCCTGTGTTTCGTGGCCGAGGACGACCTGTGGCTGGCCCCTCTCGACGGGAAGGGACGCGCCTGGCGTCTCACCGCCGACCGCACCAAGGTGGGCCACCCCCGTTTCTCACCCGACGGCCGCCACCTCGCCTACACGAGCTGGCGGAGCCTGGTCCCGGAGATCCATCTGGTGGACGTGGAGGGCGGCCCGGGCAGACAGCTGACGTACTGGGGCTCGGCGGACACCCAGGTCTGCGGCTGGACACCGCCCGAAAGCAACGGAGGCGCCCAGATCCTGGCCGTCGCCTCCCACGGCGAGCCCTTCTCCTACTTCACCTGGGCCTACAAGGTCCCCACCGACGGCGACCCCGGCCGCAAGCTGCCCTGGGGCCCGGTCTCCGACCTCCAGGTCGCCGACCTCGAGGGGGAGCGCAGAACCCTCCTGCTCACCGGCACCCCGCCGCACGAGCCGGCCGCCTGGAAGCGCTACCGGGGCGGGGCCACCGGACGGCTCTGGCTGCACGGCCACCGCCTCCTCGAAGGCCTGGAGGGCCACCTCCACTCCCCCATGTTCGTCGGCGGCCGCATCGCCTTCCTCTCCGACCACGAGGGCGTCGGCAACCTCTACTCCTGCGCCCACGACGGCTCCGACCTGCGCCGCCACACCGACCACGACGCCTTCTACGCCCGGCACGCGGCGAGCGACGGCACCCGGGTGGTGTACCAGTGCGCGGGCGACCTGTGGATCGTCGACGACCTCGCCGGCGAGCCGCGGAGACTCGACGTACGACTGAGCGGGCCCCGCACCGGACGGCGTCCGTACCAGGTGCCGGCCGCCCAGCACGTGGACGGCGTCTCGATCGACGAGACCGGCCGCGCGAGTGCCGTCGTCGTCCGCGGCAGCCTGTACTGGCTGACCCACCGCGACGGTCCCGCCCGCACCATCACCGACACTCCGGGCGTACGGGTCCGGCTCCCGGAGATGCTCGGCTCGGGCGGCCAGGTCGCCTATGTGACGGACGCCGAGGGCGAGGACGCGGTCGAGATCGCCTACCTCCCCCGGGCGACGGGCGACCGCGCCCCCCGGCGGCTGGCCTCGGGCGCGCTCGGCCGGGTCCTGGAGCTGGTCGCCGACCCCCAGGGCGAGCGCCTGGCCATCGCCTCCCACGACGGCCGCCTCCTCCTCATCACCGTCTCCGACGACGCGGAGGAGTCGGGCACCGAGGACTCGGGCGGCGAGGTCACCGAACTGATCCACTCGCTCAACGGCCCGGTCCGCGACCTCGCCTTCTCCCCGGACGGGGCATGGCTGACGTGGTCCCACCCGGGCATCGGCAGATCGCTGCGCCAGATCAAGATGGCCCGCATCGCCCCGAAGGCGGGGGCGGCCCCCCTGATCGTCGACGTCACCAACGGCCGCTTCGAGGACGAGAACCCGGTGTTCACGAGGGACGGCCGCTATCTGGCCTTCCTCTCCTGGCGAGGCTTCGACCCGGTCTACGACGTCCACACCGGGGACCTGTCCTTCCCGCTCGGCTGCCGCCCGTACCTGGTCCCCCTGTCCTCGGCGACCCCCTCCCCGTTCGCCCTGACCCCCGAGGGCCGCCCGGCTGCGGGCGGCCTGGACCCTGCGGAGGACGAACCGGACGACGGCAGCACGGTCACGGTCGAGGTGGAGGGCCTGGAGAGCCGCGTGACCCCCTTCCCGGTCACCGCCTCCAAGTACTCGGCGCTGTACCCGGTGGCGGGCGGCGGACTGGTCTGGCTGCGCTGGCCGATCTCGGGGGCGCTCGGCGAGACGTTCGCGAACCCCGACGACACGACCGGCCGCCCCACCCTCGAGTACTTCAACATCACCAAGGCGAAGAAGTCCGAACTGATCGAGCACCTCGACTGGTTCGCGGTGAGCGGCGACGGCTCCCGGCTGGTCGTCGTCGACGAGGGCGAGCTGCGCGCGGTGCCCGCCACCGAGTCCGGCGACAGCGACTCCACCGTCTGGATCGACGCCCGCCGCATCCTGCACGAGGTCGACCCGGGGGCGGAGTGGCGCCAGTCGTACGAGGAGGCCGGCCGGCTGATCCGCGCGTACTTCTGGGAGCCGGAGATGTGCGGGATCGACTGGGACGAGGTGCTGGCGCAGTACCGTCCCCTGGTCGAACGGGTCGCGACCCCGGACGAGTTCGCGGATCTGCTCCGCGAGGTCCTC
Above is a window of Streptomyces sp. NBC_00490 DNA encoding:
- a CDS encoding TetR/AcrR family transcriptional regulator, encoding MTEIATARRSRITPEREAELYTAVLELLREVGYDALTMDAVAARTKSSKATLYRQWGGKPELVVKAMRSQKPGGTADVDTGSLRGDLITLVSREDDCTMERNSDLMRALAMAVHGNPDLMQAFRELLVEPEMGEFKKVMQRSVDRGEVRADCPALDYIVHMLVGAFATRTMIDQLPPTQAFLTSYIDAVVLPALGVPTP
- a CDS encoding S41 family peptidase is translated as MSYLRLPHLSGDLLCFVAEDDLWLAPLDGKGRAWRLTADRTKVGHPRFSPDGRHLAYTSWRSLVPEIHLVDVEGGPGRQLTYWGSADTQVCGWTPPESNGGAQILAVASHGEPFSYFTWAYKVPTDGDPGRKLPWGPVSDLQVADLEGERRTLLLTGTPPHEPAAWKRYRGGATGRLWLHGHRLLEGLEGHLHSPMFVGGRIAFLSDHEGVGNLYSCAHDGSDLRRHTDHDAFYARHAASDGTRVVYQCAGDLWIVDDLAGEPRRLDVRLSGPRTGRRPYQVPAAQHVDGVSIDETGRASAVVVRGSLYWLTHRDGPARTITDTPGVRVRLPEMLGSGGQVAYVTDAEGEDAVEIAYLPRATGDRAPRRLASGALGRVLELVADPQGERLAIASHDGRLLLITVSDDAEESGTEDSGGEVTELIHSLNGPVRDLAFSPDGAWLTWSHPGIGRSLRQIKMARIAPKAGAAPLIVDVTNGRFEDENPVFTRDGRYLAFLSWRGFDPVYDVHTGDLSFPLGCRPYLVPLSSATPSPFALTPEGRPAAGGLDPAEDEPDDGSTVTVEVEGLESRVTPFPVTASKYSALYPVAGGGLVWLRWPISGALGETFANPDDTTGRPTLEYFNITKAKKSELIEHLDWFAVSGDGSRLVVVDEGELRAVPATESGDSDSTVWIDARRILHEVDPGAEWRQSYEEAGRLIRAYFWEPEMCGIDWDEVLAQYRPLVERVATPDEFADLLREVLGELGTSHAYVTAARRNEGPPHYQRRQGLLGANFVRREAGWTVKRILPGDSSDSKARSPLAGTGIREGAVLTHVDGRPVDEVTGPYPLLAGAGGTTVELTFARPVAHHHPSKEGPSGPSVSAEGEGRARRVAVVPLTDERPLRYQDWVAKRREVVRDLSGGRCGYLHIPDMGGSGWAQFNRDLRLEVSRPALIVDVRGNAGGHISELVVEKLSRTILGWDLTRNAQPVSYASNAPRGPVVALADEATSSDGDMITAAFKLLKLGPVVGQRTWGGVVGMTGRHSLGDGTVITVPMNAAWFDAYGWTIENRGVTPDLEVLRTPLDWAEGRHAQLDDAVKLAVDLLTTTPPATPPDYTNVPNRSRPKLPPRS